A region from the Rheinheimera mangrovi genome encodes:
- a CDS encoding M81 family metallopeptidase, with amino-acid sequence MRIFTASLATETNTFSPMYTDLVSFYQSFYAPPGQHPATPTLCSAPLVACREYAELNKTVEVIEGSCAWAEPGGLLNRLSYEHLRDEILQQLSAAMPVQVVLIGLHGAMVAQGYDDCEGDLLSRIRAIVGPTAIVGATLDPHSHLTDLRLASANLLIAFKEFPHLDFMARSRELVQLAVAAARGDIRPVMSCFDCRMIDVLPTSHEPMKSFIEKICLLEQQQRALSISVIHGFMAGDVPDMGSKLLVITNNDAEKGAALAQQLGLELFSYRGQTLPQFYDISAALDQAQSLSGTVVLADVWDNPGGGVAGDGTLVLHQVIKRQLQQVAVGTIWDPMAVKLCFAAGEGAEIELRFGGKSCATAGEPIDKLVTVVRLQAEAQQQFADSLVPMGDCALIRFNGIEVILNSNRCQSFDPSLFRALGMEPKEYKLLLIKSTNHFYQGFAPLASHIIYVDAGAPYPSDPKRNGYKKLSRPIWPIVAEPFA; translated from the coding sequence ATGCGTATTTTTACCGCGTCGCTGGCGACAGAAACAAATACCTTCTCTCCTATGTACACTGATTTAGTAAGTTTCTATCAAAGCTTTTACGCACCGCCTGGCCAGCATCCTGCCACACCTACCTTGTGTAGTGCGCCTTTGGTGGCTTGTCGCGAATATGCTGAATTAAATAAAACTGTCGAAGTAATAGAAGGCAGTTGCGCCTGGGCAGAACCTGGTGGTTTGTTAAATCGTTTGTCTTATGAGCATTTGCGGGATGAAATTTTACAGCAACTCTCGGCTGCTATGCCGGTGCAGGTGGTGTTAATAGGTTTGCATGGTGCTATGGTGGCGCAGGGTTATGATGACTGTGAAGGTGATTTATTAAGCAGAATAAGAGCTATAGTGGGACCCACAGCCATTGTTGGTGCAACCCTGGATCCGCATAGTCATTTAACTGATTTACGCTTAGCTTCCGCAAATTTGTTGATCGCTTTTAAAGAGTTTCCGCATCTGGATTTTATGGCCAGATCGCGGGAGCTGGTGCAGTTGGCTGTCGCAGCTGCGCGGGGCGATATCCGGCCTGTGATGAGTTGTTTTGACTGCCGTATGATTGATGTTTTACCTACCAGCCATGAACCGATGAAATCCTTTATCGAAAAAATTTGTCTGCTGGAGCAACAGCAGCGGGCTTTATCTATTTCGGTGATCCATGGGTTTATGGCAGGTGATGTGCCAGATATGGGCTCTAAGTTATTGGTGATCACCAATAATGATGCTGAAAAAGGAGCCGCTTTGGCACAGCAGTTAGGATTGGAGCTGTTTTCTTACCGTGGCCAGACCTTACCGCAGTTTTATGACATCAGCGCAGCGTTAGATCAGGCGCAGTCGTTATCTGGCACTGTGGTACTGGCGGATGTCTGGGATAATCCAGGTGGTGGTGTAGCTGGGGATGGTACCTTAGTTTTGCACCAGGTGATCAAACGTCAGTTACAGCAGGTTGCTGTAGGAACAATTTGGGATCCTATGGCGGTCAAACTCTGTTTTGCTGCCGGCGAGGGGGCTGAAATAGAATTGAGGTTTGGTGGTAAAAGCTGTGCTACTGCAGGCGAGCCGATAGATAAATTAGTGACAGTAGTGCGCCTGCAGGCAGAAGCACAGCAGCAGTTTGCCGACAGTCTGGTGCCTATGGGCGATTGCGCACTGATCCGTTTTAATGGCATTGAAGTGATCCTGAACAGCAACAGATGCCAGTCTTTTGACCCTAGTTTATTCAGAGCTTTAGGTATGGAGCCCAAAGAGTACAAACTGTTGCTGATCAAATCCACCAATCACTTTTATCAGGGCTTTGCGCCTCTGGCTTCGCATATTATTTATGTTGATGCTGGTGCACCTTACCCAAGCGACCCTAAACGTAACGGCTATAAAAAATTGAGCCGTCCTATCTGGCCTATTGTGGCAGAGCCTTTTGCCTAA